From a single Mobula birostris isolate sMobBir1 chromosome 13, sMobBir1.hap1, whole genome shotgun sequence genomic region:
- the LOC140208636 gene encoding NACHT, LRR and PYD domains-containing protein 3-like, whose protein sequence is MPLTSFFIFIEEKLLCAPCSSDWALTTYFCPSKDVRQKHKETLWAQTETLRVNTILMREKVKVFQLVDRYAELTVISTVRDRRLVEHELLARGRDHEEWRVKHLRGKLEKIRTDQLFTRSFLQKFKRSVFGNKTGMSAAVAGVPGVGKTTMVQKIVYDWATGKIYRQFQFVFSFKLRDLNSIHCRINLRELILDQYPYFGNSLREVWKNREGLLFIFDGLDEFKHNVDFADGRRDTEPKHQCPDPEWWCEVSDIVYSLIQGKLLPGCSVLVTTRPTALHLLEKAGIGVRAEILGFVGEERKEYFIRHFDDQTVAEAVFKHVKENEILYTMSYNPSYCWILALALGPFFTQRFRDPQRVPKTITQLYSYYIYNILKNHGREIENPREVLLSVGQMAFRGVSEKKIVFTDGDLINYNLQPSQFLSGFLMELLEREDSARCVVYTFPHLTIQEFVAAVAQFLNPHPGDILKFLTEAHNTTDGRFGVFLRFVAGLSNPMTARGLEEFLGPFPHQTTCRVIDWVKEEVKRQIGITRSEVGKRSLLNTLHYLFESQNRGLAQAALGSVEKLSFSGLTLTPIDCAVLSHVIGLCDTIKQLDLENCHIQSEGIQRLGPGLHKCQELRLGENKLGDSGVKLVSAALRNPDCKIQTLGLDKVGLTDSGAEDLACALSTNPSLTELNLGFNKLGDSGVKLVSAALRNPECKIQKLWLGGVCLKDSGAEDLVSALSTNPSLTELDLGFNKLGDSGVKLVSAALRNPECKIQKLWLWDVGLTDSGAEDLVSALSTNPSLTELNLGYNSLRDRSVPALRRLILTLPSLEWI, encoded by the exons ATGCCTTTAAcaagtttttttatttttattgaagaaaaaCTGTTGTGTGCTCCATGTTCATCAGATTGGGCATTGACAACCTATTTCTGTCCATCCAAAGATGTTcgacagaaacacaaggagactctgtgggcacaaactgaaacactgagagtgaacacgatcctgatgagggagaaggtgaaggttttccagctggttgatcgatacgctgagctcacggtcatttctactgttcgagatcggagactggtggaacatgagctgctggcaagaggcagagaccacgaggagtggagagtgAAACATCTCCGCGGAAAGCTGGAAAAAATCCGGACTGATCAATTATTTACGAGGAGTTTTCTGCAAAAATTTAAAAGATCTGTCTTTGGAAACAAAACAGGAATGtcggcagcagtggccggagtcccaggggtcgggaaaacaacaatggtacaaaagattgtttatgactgggccacgggAAAAATATACcgacaattccagtttgtcttcagtttcaaattgaGAGATTTAAACTCCATTCACTGCAGAATAAACCTGagggaactgattctggatcagtatccttactttgggaattccctgagagaggtctggaagaaccgGGAGGGATTACTGTTTATATTCGATGGATTGGATGAATTCAAACACAACGTCGACTTTGCTGATGGTCGGAGAGAtacagaacccaagcaccagtgcccagatcccgagtggtggtgtgaggtgtctgacattgtgtacagtttaatccagggcaagctgctcccagggtgttcagtgctggtgaccacccgccccactgcgttacatttattggaaaaggcaGGCATCGGTGTccgggctgaaatcctgggatttgttggtgaggaacggaaggaatatttcatcaggcattttgatgatcagacagtggcagaagctgttttcaaacacgtgaaggagaacgagatcctgtacaccatgagctacaacccctcctactgctggatcctcgctctggcactgggccccttcttcacacaaagattcagggacccgcagcgagttcccaagaccatcactCAGTtatattcctactatatttacaacatcctgaaaaaccacggccgtgagattgagaacccccgtgaGGTGTTACTCAGTGTTGgccagatggccttcagaggagtgtccgagaagaagattgtgtttacagatggagatttaatcaactacaatctgcagccttcccagttcctgtccgggttcctgatggagctgttggagagagaggattctgcccggtgtgtggtgtacacattcccacacctcaccatccaagagtttgtagctgcagtcgcacaattcctgaatccacatcccggggatatcctgaaattcctcactgaagcccacaacacgacagatgggcgatttggggtatttctccgttttgttgctggtctctccaacccaatgacagctcggggcctggaggagtttctgggtccatttcctcatcaaacaacctgccgggtgattgactgggtgaaggaggaggttaaacgccagATTGGAATCACGAGGAGTGAAGttggtaaaaggagcctcctgaacacattgcactacctgtttgagtctcagaatcgtggactggctcaggCCGCACTGGGATCAGTGGAAAAACTTTCATTCAGTGGAttgacactgaccccgattgactgcgcggtcctgtctcatgtcatcggactctgtgatacaataaaacagcTCGACCTGGAGAACTGCCACATTCAGagtgaaggaatccagcggctgggacccgggctgcacaagtgccaggAGTTGAG ACTTGGggagaataaactgggagattcaggagtgaaactggtgtctgcggctctgaggaacccggactgtaaaatacagacactggg TCTGGACAaagtcggtctcacagattctggtgccgaggatctcgcctgcgctctcagtacaaacccatcactgacagaGCTGAACCTGGGTTTTAATAAActtggagattcaggagtgaaactggtgtctgcggctctaaGGAACCCGgaatgtaaaatacagaaactgtg gctgggcGGTGTTTGTCTTAAAGactctggtgccgaggatctcgtctccgctctcagtacaaacccatcactgacggaacTGGACCTGGGTTTTAATAAACTGGGAGactcaggagtgaaactggtgtctgcggctctgaggaacccggagtgtaaaatacagaaactgtg gctgtgggatgtcggtctcacagattctggtgccgaggatctcgtctccgctctcagtacaaacccatcactgacggagctgaaccTGGGTTACAACTCGCTCAGAGAccgatctgtccccgctctccgccgcctcatactgaccctcccgagtcTGGAGTGGATCTG A